The Streptomyces seoulensis genome contains a region encoding:
- a CDS encoding VWA domain-containing protein, with protein sequence MTTRTTGTTATTGTTVDDGDAERLRRWRLVLGGDQADGTGVALSGRDAAMDGTLTALYGRGDKAGKNPAGRERSAGLGGSAPSVARWLGDIRTYFPSSVVQVMQRDAIDRLGLAALLLEPEMLEAVEADVHLVGTLLSLNKAMPETTKETARAVVRKVVEDLEKRLATRTRATLTGALDRSARISRPRHHDIDWNRTIAANLKHYLPEYRTIVPERLIGYGRAAQSVKKEVILCIDQSGSMAASVVYASVFGAVLASMRSISTRMVVFDTSVVDLTDQLDDPVDVLFGTQLGGGTDINRALAYCQSKITRPAETVVVLISDLYEGGIRDEMLKRVAAMKASGVQFVTLLALSDEGAPAYDREHAAALAALGAPAFACTPDLFPEVMAAAIEKRPLPIPDTE encoded by the coding sequence ATGACGACCAGGACGACCGGGACGACTGCGACGACCGGGACGACGGTGGACGACGGCGACGCCGAGCGGCTGCGCCGATGGCGGCTGGTGCTCGGCGGGGACCAGGCCGACGGCACCGGAGTCGCGCTGTCCGGCCGGGACGCGGCGATGGACGGCACACTGACCGCGCTGTACGGCAGGGGCGACAAGGCGGGCAAGAACCCGGCGGGACGGGAGCGTTCGGCGGGACTGGGCGGTTCGGCGCCCTCCGTGGCGCGCTGGCTCGGGGACATCCGTACCTACTTCCCCTCCTCCGTCGTGCAGGTCATGCAGCGCGACGCCATCGACCGGCTCGGCCTGGCCGCGCTGCTGCTGGAGCCGGAGATGCTGGAGGCGGTGGAGGCCGACGTCCACCTGGTCGGCACCCTGCTCTCGCTCAACAAGGCGATGCCGGAGACCACCAAGGAGACCGCGCGGGCCGTCGTGCGCAAGGTGGTCGAGGACCTGGAGAAGCGGCTGGCGACCCGCACCCGCGCCACGCTCACCGGCGCCCTCGACCGCAGCGCCCGGATCAGCCGGCCGCGCCACCACGACATCGACTGGAACCGGACCATCGCGGCCAACCTCAAGCACTATCTGCCGGAGTACCGGACGATCGTGCCGGAGCGGCTCATCGGGTACGGGCGGGCCGCGCAGTCGGTGAAGAAGGAGGTGATCCTCTGCATCGACCAGTCCGGGTCGATGGCCGCGTCCGTGGTCTACGCGTCGGTGTTCGGGGCGGTGCTCGCCTCAATGCGGTCGATCAGTACGCGCATGGTCGTCTTCGACACCTCCGTGGTCGACCTCACCGACCAGCTCGACGACCCGGTGGACGTCCTGTTCGGCACCCAGCTCGGCGGCGGCACCGACATCAACCGGGCGCTCGCCTACTGCCAGTCGAAGATCACCCGGCCCGCCGAGACGGTGGTCGTGCTGATCAGCGACCTGTACGAGGGCGGTATCCGGGACGAGATGCTCAAGCGGGTCGCGGCGATGAAGGCGTCCGGCGTGCAGTTCGTGACCCTGCTCGCGCTGTCCGACGAGGGAGCGCCCGCCTACGACCGGGAGCACGCGGCCGCCCTGGCCGCGCTCGGGGCACCGGCGTTCGCCTGTACTCCGGACCTCTTCCCCGAGGTGATGGCCGCCGCCATCGAGAAGCGGCCGCTGCCCATACCGGACA
- a CDS encoding DUF5682 family protein, whose translation MSDAPSPAGAFDSGPLLLGVRHHGPGSARAVRAALDAAAPAVVLIEGPPEADPLIPLAADPALRPPVALLAHAVDEPGRSAFWPLAEFSPEWVAIRWAVEQGVPARFIDLPATHSLAWEADPGDSEEEACEEEASEEEASAEEEAQQARVDPLAALAEAAGYDDPERWWEDAVEHRGPGLREPFAPFAALEDAMGALRERYGDGGRPRDLVREAYMRLQIRAARKEFGDEVAVVCGAWHVPALRAKATVTADRALLKGLPKLKTDLTWVPWTHRRLARSSGYGAGIDSPGWYAHLFGAPDRPVERWLTKVAGLLREEDRIVSSAHVIEAVRLADTLAVMRGRPLPGLTETTDAVRAVLCEGSDVPLSLVYDRLVVGDVLGEVPESAPAVPLQRDLAREQRRLRLKPEALERELELDLRKDTDAARARLLHRLRLLGVGWGEPARSRGSTGTFRETWRLRWEPELSVRIAEAGVWGTTVLGAATAKAEADAVGARALADVTALAEQCLLAGLPDALPVVMRVLADRAALDADVGHLAQALPALVRSLRYGDVRGTDTGALADVAAALAERVFIGLPPACATLDTDAAQEMRGHVDAVHGAVGLLAETLTGHDGLRSRWRAVLRTLSRRDTVPGLLRGRAVRLLLDDGVLEAEEVARLMGLALSPGTPPGDAAAWVEGFVGGGGGGLLLVHDERLLALVDAWLTSVPADAFTDVLPLLRRTFSAYESGVRRTLGELVRRGPGGGTARTADPATRPGFAPEPDAGRAEAVLPVLHLLLGLTQRPEPMDDNSFAGVGT comes from the coding sequence GTGAGCGACGCCCCGTCCCCGGCCGGGGCGTTCGACTCCGGTCCGCTGCTGCTGGGTGTCCGGCACCACGGGCCGGGCTCCGCGCGGGCGGTGCGGGCCGCGCTGGACGCCGCCGCGCCCGCCGTCGTCCTCATCGAGGGGCCGCCCGAGGCCGACCCGCTGATCCCGCTGGCCGCCGACCCCGCGCTGCGGCCACCGGTCGCGCTGCTCGCCCACGCCGTGGACGAGCCCGGCCGCTCGGCGTTCTGGCCGCTGGCCGAGTTCAGCCCCGAGTGGGTGGCGATCCGTTGGGCCGTCGAGCAGGGGGTCCCGGCCCGCTTCATCGACCTGCCCGCGACGCACTCGCTGGCCTGGGAGGCGGACCCGGGCGACTCGGAAGAAGAAGCCTGCGAAGAAGAAGCCTCGGAAGAAGAGGCCTCGGCGGAAGAAGAGGCCCAGCAGGCACGCGTGGACCCGCTCGCCGCTCTCGCCGAGGCCGCCGGGTACGACGACCCCGAGCGCTGGTGGGAGGACGCCGTCGAGCACCGGGGGCCGGGACTGCGGGAGCCGTTCGCGCCGTTCGCCGCGCTGGAGGACGCCATGGGCGCCCTGCGGGAGCGGTACGGCGACGGCGGCCGGCCACGCGACCTCGTGCGGGAGGCGTACATGCGGCTCCAGATCCGCGCCGCCCGCAAGGAGTTCGGGGACGAGGTGGCCGTGGTCTGCGGCGCGTGGCACGTGCCCGCCCTCCGCGCCAAGGCCACCGTCACCGCCGACCGGGCGCTCCTCAAGGGCCTGCCCAAGCTCAAGACCGACCTGACCTGGGTGCCCTGGACCCACCGCAGACTGGCCCGGTCCAGTGGATACGGCGCCGGGATCGACTCGCCGGGCTGGTACGCCCACCTGTTCGGCGCGCCGGACCGGCCGGTGGAGCGGTGGCTCACCAAGGTCGCGGGGCTGCTGCGGGAGGAGGACCGGATCGTGTCCTCCGCCCATGTCATCGAGGCGGTCCGGCTGGCCGACACCCTCGCGGTGATGCGCGGCCGCCCGCTGCCCGGCCTCACCGAGACCACGGACGCCGTGCGGGCGGTGCTCTGCGAGGGCTCGGACGTGCCGCTGTCCCTGGTGTACGACCGGCTGGTGGTCGGGGACGTGCTGGGCGAGGTCCCCGAGTCCGCGCCCGCGGTGCCGTTGCAGCGTGACCTGGCCCGTGAGCAGCGCCGGCTGCGGCTCAAGCCGGAGGCGCTGGAGCGCGAGCTGGAGCTGGACCTCCGCAAGGACACCGACGCCGCGCGTGCCCGGCTGCTGCACCGGCTGCGGCTGCTGGGCGTCGGCTGGGGCGAGCCGGCCCGCTCGCGCGGGAGCACGGGCACCTTCCGGGAGACCTGGCGGCTGCGCTGGGAGCCGGAGCTGTCGGTGCGGATCGCCGAGGCCGGGGTGTGGGGCACCACGGTGCTGGGCGCGGCCACGGCCAAGGCCGAGGCGGACGCGGTCGGCGCGCGGGCGCTGGCCGACGTGACCGCGCTGGCCGAGCAGTGCCTGCTCGCCGGGCTGCCGGACGCGCTGCCCGTGGTGATGCGGGTGCTCGCGGACCGCGCGGCCCTCGACGCCGACGTCGGTCACCTCGCGCAGGCGCTGCCCGCCCTGGTCCGCTCCCTGCGCTACGGCGATGTACGCGGCACCGACACCGGCGCCCTCGCCGATGTCGCCGCAGCCCTCGCCGAGCGGGTCTTCATCGGCCTCCCGCCCGCCTGCGCCACCCTGGACACCGACGCCGCCCAGGAGATGCGCGGCCACGTGGACGCCGTGCACGGCGCGGTCGGCCTGCTCGCCGAGACGCTCACCGGGCACGACGGCCTCCGGTCCCGCTGGCGGGCCGTGCTGCGCACCCTCTCCCGGCGGGACACCGTGCCCGGTCTGCTGCGGGGCCGCGCGGTGCGGCTGCTGCTGGACGACGGGGTGCTGGAGGCCGAGGAGGTGGCCCGGCTCATGGGGCTGGCGCTGTCGCCGGGGACCCCGCCCGGCGACGCGGCCGCCTGGGTCGAGGGGTTCGTCGGCGGTGGCGGGGGAGGGCTGCTGCTGGTGCACGACGAGCGGCTGCTCGCGCTCGTCGACGCCTGGCTGACCTCCGTACCCGCCGACGCGTTCACCGACGTGCTGCCGCTGCTGCGCCGCACCTTCTCGGCGTACGAGTCCGGGGTGCGCCGGACCCTCGGCGAGCTGGTCCGGCGCGGTCCGGGCGGCGGCACCGCACGGACGGCCGACCCGGCGACGCGGCCCGGCTTCGCGCCGGAACCCGACGCCGGGCGCGCGGAGGCCGTGCTGCCGGTGCTGCACCTGCTGCTCGGCCTGACGCAGCGGCCGGAACCGATGGACGACAACAGCTTCGCGGGGGTGGGGACATGA
- a CDS encoding ATP-binding protein, producing the protein MTVSMEPTNVEPNPGQAPQALRPHAEDAFAAELAALAAQDDRPRPERWKLSPWAVATYLLGGTLPDGTVITPKYVGPRRIVEVAVTTLATDRALLLLGVPGTAKTWVSEHLAAAVSGDSTLLVQGTAGTPEEAIRYGWNYARLLAHGPSRDALVPSPVMRAMSEGMTARVEELTRIPADVQDTLITILSEKTLPIPELGQEVQAVRGFNLIATANDRDRGVNDLSSALRRRFNTVVLPLPESADAEVDIVSRRVDQLGRSLDLPDAPEGLDEIRRVVTVFRELRDGVTADGRTKLKSPSGTLSTAEAISVVTNGLALAAHFGDGVLRAGDVAAGILGAVVRDPAADRVVWQEYLETVVRERDGWTDFYRACREVSA; encoded by the coding sequence ATGACTGTGTCCATGGAACCCACGAACGTCGAACCGAACCCGGGCCAGGCGCCGCAGGCGTTGCGACCGCATGCCGAAGACGCCTTCGCCGCCGAACTCGCGGCGCTCGCCGCGCAGGACGACCGGCCGCGCCCCGAGCGCTGGAAATTGTCGCCGTGGGCGGTCGCCACGTACCTGCTCGGCGGCACGCTGCCGGACGGCACCGTGATCACACCCAAGTACGTGGGCCCGCGCCGCATCGTCGAGGTCGCCGTCACCACGCTGGCCACCGACCGCGCGCTGCTCCTGCTCGGCGTGCCCGGCACGGCCAAGACCTGGGTGTCCGAGCATCTGGCGGCCGCCGTCAGCGGTGACTCGACCCTGCTGGTGCAGGGCACCGCCGGCACTCCGGAGGAGGCGATCCGGTACGGCTGGAACTACGCCCGCCTCCTCGCCCACGGACCCAGCCGGGACGCCCTCGTGCCGAGCCCCGTCATGCGCGCCATGTCCGAGGGCATGACGGCGCGGGTCGAGGAGCTGACCCGCATACCGGCCGATGTGCAGGACACGCTGATCACGATCCTGTCCGAGAAGACCCTGCCGATCCCGGAGCTGGGGCAGGAGGTGCAGGCCGTGCGCGGTTTCAACCTCATCGCCACCGCCAACGACCGCGACCGGGGCGTCAACGACCTCTCCAGCGCGCTGCGCCGCCGCTTCAACACGGTGGTGCTGCCGCTGCCGGAGAGCGCCGACGCCGAGGTCGACATCGTCAGCCGCCGCGTCGACCAGCTCGGCCGCTCGCTCGACCTGCCCGACGCACCCGAGGGCCTGGACGAGATCCGCCGCGTCGTCACGGTCTTCCGCGAGCTGCGCGACGGCGTGACCGCCGACGGCCGCACCAAGCTGAAGTCGCCGAGCGGCACGCTGTCCACGGCGGAGGCCATCTCCGTCGTCACCAACGGCCTCGCCCTGGCCGCCCACTTCGGCGACGGCGTGCTGCGCGCCGGGGACGTGGCCGCGGGCATCCTCGGCGCCGTGGTCCGCGACCCGGCCGCCGACCGGGTCGTCTGGCAGGAGTACCTGGAGACGGTCGTGCGCGAGCGCGACGGGTGGACGGACTTCTACCGGGCCTGCCGGGAGGTGAGCGCGTGA
- a CDS encoding SWIM zinc finger family protein: protein MTQQGVRRTAEQVLALAPDASSRKAGSKLGVAGPWSGAGSGEEGVVWGLCKGSGSKPYQTVVDLSDPAGPAYKCSCPSRKFPCKHALGLLLLWAGDEGAVPASATAPDWAEQWLAGRRGRAEAKKTQAAASSTADPEAARRRAERRDQRVTAGATELERRLADLLRDGLASAERAGYGLWEETAARMVDAQAPGLAARARELGAIPASGAGWPARLLEECALLHLLDQGWLHHDRLPDALAATVRTRLGLPTPADGPSLRDRWQVLAQYDSADAKLTTRRIWLHGTDSGRTRLLLSYGAAGRAPELSLPLGMTLDADLSDHPGAGQVRATLGERHAPAAPAASRPPGITTTEALTSYGEALAEDPWLESVPVTLSAVVPVPDGDPGSWHLADADSDTALPLTPTFLTRPSLWRLVALSGGAPLTVFGECGHRGFTPLTTWTEGGGEPVSLC from the coding sequence ATGACTCAGCAGGGGGTGCGCCGGACTGCGGAACAGGTGCTGGCTCTGGCGCCTGACGCGTCGTCGCGCAAAGCGGGAAGCAAACTGGGTGTGGCGGGGCCGTGGTCCGGTGCGGGCAGCGGCGAGGAGGGGGTGGTGTGGGGGCTGTGCAAGGGCAGCGGCAGCAAGCCGTACCAGACGGTGGTGGACCTGTCGGACCCGGCCGGGCCGGCGTACAAGTGCAGTTGTCCGAGCCGGAAGTTCCCGTGCAAGCACGCGCTGGGACTGCTGCTGCTCTGGGCGGGGGACGAGGGCGCGGTGCCCGCCTCGGCCACGGCACCGGACTGGGCCGAGCAGTGGCTCGCGGGCAGACGCGGACGGGCGGAGGCCAAGAAGACGCAGGCGGCGGCAAGTTCGACGGCCGACCCCGAGGCCGCCCGCCGGCGTGCGGAGCGGCGGGACCAGCGGGTCACGGCTGGTGCCACCGAGCTGGAGCGACGCCTCGCCGACCTGCTCCGCGACGGCCTGGCCTCGGCCGAGCGGGCGGGATACGGGCTCTGGGAGGAGACGGCGGCCCGCATGGTCGACGCCCAGGCCCCCGGACTCGCGGCGCGTGCCAGGGAATTGGGAGCGATACCGGCATCCGGTGCGGGCTGGCCGGCCCGGCTGCTGGAGGAATGCGCGCTGCTCCACCTCCTCGACCAGGGCTGGCTCCACCATGACCGGCTCCCGGACGCACTCGCGGCCACGGTCCGTACCCGCCTCGGCCTGCCCACCCCGGCGGACGGTCCGTCGCTGCGCGACCGCTGGCAGGTCCTCGCCCAGTACGACTCGGCCGACGCCAAACTGACGACCCGCCGTATCTGGCTGCACGGCACGGACTCGGGCCGCACCCGCCTGCTCCTCTCCTACGGCGCGGCGGGCCGGGCCCCCGAACTCTCCCTCCCGCTGGGCATGACCCTGGACGCGGACCTGTCCGACCATCCCGGAGCGGGCCAGGTCCGGGCCACCCTGGGCGAACGGCACGCCCCGGCGGCACCCGCCGCGTCCCGCCCGCCCGGCATCACCACCACCGAAGCGCTGACCTCGTACGGCGAAGCCCTCGCCGAGGACCCCTGGCTGGAGTCCGTCCCGGTCACCCTGAGCGCGGTCGTACCGGTGCCGGACGGCGACCCCGGCTCCTGGCACCTGGCCGACGCCGACTCGGACACCGCCCTGCCGCTCACCCCGACGTTCCTGACGCGTCCCAGCCTGTGGCGCCTGGTCGCCCTCTCCGGAGGGGCCCCGCTCACGGTGTTCGGCGAGTGCGGCCACCGAGGCTTCACTCCGCTGACGACGTGGACGGAGGGCGGGGGCGAGCCGGTGAGCCTCTGCTGA